TCTATGGTCTCCCCTGCATCCACTTTAATGGTCATGCTAGCATGAGGAAGCAACCACAGGGCATCTCTAAATGACTGTGACTGTGTTCtgataagactttatttactacAGACACAGAAATCTggatttcttctcattttcatgtGTCATAAAATACCATTCTCCTTTTGATGTCTTCTCCCCAGCCACTTGGGAACGTTAACACTATTCTTAGTCTGTGGGCAATACAAAAACAGGAGGTCAGTCAGCATTTGCTGCTTCTTGAGTTAGAAAATGTCTGGTAGACAACTAAAACCCTAGAGGGACCATCCTCAtgtaaaaggtagaaaaaaaaaatccccggttttcctttctccacaaTTCCATAATCTTCTGCTGTGAAAGTAGAGTTGCATTATAGATCTTCAACTACATGttccaaaaataaacataaataaaaatgagggagacagagaatttgATGATGTAAACAATTTTTCTCACCATCCCACTCAATCGGCACATCCCTAGAGGGAGTGTGGGCTGGGAGACCGGAATCTGCTCTTCTCTTGGCTGGCCTGTCTCTACATGCTTCTCACAGCACATATATCTCACTTCATGAAGTGTTAGTTTACAGTTTAAGTAAGTACTTTTTGTACCACAGTGTTTTCTAAACACAAGTCAGCACCTTTATCTGATACCTAATTGACTAAAGAGAAAACTATTCTAATGCTGAAGGATAGGTTGACCTACTGGATTTGCTAAGTGACAATATGTGGGTTTCCAATGGGTCACATACAATATATACTATGGAGAATTTAAGGGATTTTTTCCAAtggtaattttaattatataaaattttcccaTCACGGAACTAAGTTTTGAACCTAGCTATTTACAGGTAAGGGACGAATCTATTAATTTccgtttcttaaaaaaaaaaaaaagtaccaaaaaaaaaaaaaacaagtatcaaaATATGAACTCAATATGCAATATTcctaagaagaaaaaaggcaagacAGAGAAATGCAGATTTGGCAAGTCTTGTCTCAAGCAGCAGGTATCCAAGTGGCTTTCAGCCAGTCGTCCACACAAACAAAAGGCCCTATGTAGTAATAAAAGCTTGACACTTTGTTATAAAGGAGCTCTAAATTcctattacatttaaaatattaatatccttCTAGGAAGATGGTAGTTAATACTATCTTCATgtcatggatgaggaaactgaggcccagagaaatgtAAAGCAGCTCAGCTAGGGGTATGGTGAGTTAAGCTGGTAGGGGTATGAAGATTAAAACTTGGTACTTCATGCAGTTTCCAAGCTGTCCACGATCACAAAAGACAGCAGTGACTGGAATATCaaagaattttctcttctgtgagaCAGTCACAGAGAATACTTAGGGCAGAGCAGGATGATGCAGGGCAGAAGCAGCTGGAGGGCTTCAACAGCAGCAACAACGCAGCAAGTAAAAACTAATCCCAGATTTGCTAACCCTCAAAGATTGATACAGATCTTTAATTTAAGATAGAGAAAGTTTATTCATGGAGAAAACAGTTACTGAACACCCTTGGGGCTTTTTTCATCCAACaattaaaattgcattaaaaagcCAACAGGAAGAGTTTAGAcctaaaagaaatctgaagaaacTACTGCCCCTCTTTCCTTgggcttatatatattttatcttttaggcAAGAGAGATAGCTGTGATTAATTTCTTTCTTAGGAGATGAGGTTTTTAGTTCCGTTGTCTTAATATATATAGGATTCTTCTGTGAAGGCCAGAGAAGACAGAAGATCAGACTTTGATGATGGCTGGAAGAATGAGGGTGAGATTAATGGCTGGTTCTTGGAACCACGATTTTACCACAAATCACTAGATGGGGTAGTTGGAGGGGTGTCAAGTTTCCCACTTATAAAATCTGAGGTATTTAAGGCTCCAATAACATGGAAACTCACTTCTATTTCCCTCACAGGTAAGAGCAGAGGTTGGGAAGACTGTTCTGGAAGGTCAGAACTCCTTGGACTTATCCCATACATTAGTGGCAACATCAAACCGGACTGGACCATGTCAAACATGTCTCTGAGCAAAGTGGCCAACTGCTTTACTCTTCAGGATGCGTTCCAAGGCAACACTGTGATCAGTGATGAGTTGCTCCCTGTCTGTTTTTGGCTTGTCTTGGTGCTAAAGTCTATGGCAATATAAGAAAGCGTGGTCGTTCACCGTAAGACCTGCCTGAGTAAAGGAACCAGCTCTCCAAGTCTCAGCTGTCAGGGTCGAGCTTCATTCGTTTTACTTGGCTACTGTCATCGTCCAGGTGGCAGAATCCTTCCAGGGTGAGGTCTCTTTGATTCTCCTCCACGGGTTCTGAAGGGAAGTCCTGGTCTGCGGCCAGTACCTGTCGGACAGTCATGTTAACACGAGCAGTTTTCAAGTAGCGGGTGCACACTTGCCAGTCCTCCTCAGAGCAGGGTTGTACCACGGAGTCTCTGGGGAGAACGGCCGGCAGAGGCGTCTCCAGGCAGCATGGCAGGCTTTCCCCCTGAGGACTTGGAAGGACTCTTGGGACTGCATGGTTCAACAGGCGACTGAAACCTGACATTACCATGATGTCACCACTGTGCATAAACATGGCTGTGGGAGCTTCGTCTCTTTTGAGGCCGCCCAGGAGGAAGATGGCAGACTGtccaaagctaaaataaaataagtacaacAATACACAAGAGTCAGTTCCTTTACTAACCATGGCTTGGAAAGTTACTGCCAACtgccttcttttctcatttcagcTTGGCACTTACTGCtctcacatcctttttttttttaaaaagatttacttatttatttattcatgatagatatagagagagaaagagagaggcagagacacaggaggagggagaagcaggctccatgcagggagcccgatgtgggactcgatcccgggactccaggatcgcgccctgggccaaaggcaggcgccaagccactgagccacccaggcatcctcttttTAAAACTGTGCTCAGACCCTTCTCTTCTGGCTCGTGTCTATAAGTGAACAACCCATGATCTGCTGCTCAAACTGCTCAAAGACCACAGGACTGctacaaaataaaatctgaagcagttaaaaaaattttttttaaaatttttatttatttatgatagtcacagagagagagagagagagagagagagagaggggtagagacataggcagagggagaagcaggctccatgcaccgggagcccgatgtgggattcgatcccgggtctccaggatcgcgtcctgggccaaaggcaggcgccaaaccactgcgccacccagggatccccctgaagcAGTTAAATAAGCagattaaaaatttagttttactATTACCCATATAAGTTTTGTAAGATGAATCTTTAAGATTTAAGCCTTCCAATGaattatttgagtcctttcctaTACCATGCCTGCTCACTTTAAAGATAAGGCAATTAATAAAAGACTGTTCAGGCACTTTCTTTGTGTGATACAAGCACAGCACTTTGCCCAATTTAAACTTATGTTTAGGGAGACAAGGAGAGTACATTACTCAGGCTTCTCTGCTTTACTCTTCCCTATTCCAAAAAAGGTTGCTTCACTTCACCTTACAGCCTTCCACTTGCCTATTCCACAGACACTGACGATACCTCTCAATACAAAAGGCacggatacctgggtggctcagtggttacacatctgccttcggcccagagcatgatcctagagattcgggatcgagtcctgcgtcaggctccctgcatgcaacctgcttctccctctgcctgtgtctttgcctctctctctgtgtctctcgtgaataaataaataaaaatcttaaaaacacacacacacacacacacacacacacaaaaggcagATTCCatgcattttaaacaaatattattattattatttttttaagattttatttatttattagagacacacagcgagagagagaggtagagacacaggcagagggagaagcaggctccatgcagggagcccgacgtgggactcgatcccgggtctacaggatcacgccccgggccgaaggcggtgctaaaccgctgagccacccgggctgcccaaacagAAATATTAACTGTAATTTGGTTACTACTCTTCAGGACAAGGCTAATTTTACTTATGATATCATTGCTAAGACACCCAGAAGTAAAGACTATAGAGTCCAACCATTTCTTAaagtctctgtttttatttatcttagctAGAAATGGTTTAGAAAAAGGTATGAAGTAATAGAAAGTAATCTCAAACCAGCTTACCTGAAAGACAGCAGGGGTTTGGAGTGATCTAGTTCAGATCTGTCTACGTGGATTCCCAGTGTAGAGTCCAATCGGTAGTAATTCAGGATACCTGCTTCAGCTCGGAAACCCTGAAATCCACAGGCTGCAGCTACTTGCTCTGAGAGGAAAGCCAGGTCAGAAGGGAAAGGTGTATAATGATCGGCTGAGTATTTCTTTGATAAAAgtagggaaaataagaaaaataaacaatgatcTCAGGAAAACAGGAAACTGTGGCATTAAATTAtctaactttaatattttttatctatctttaaaatttaacttaCATGTAAGACAATAACATAACATAATTTATCCATCTGTTTTTGAGGCATCCAGTAATCTAATAATGAGATGTTCAAAATACTGAGCACCTATTACATGATAGGCACTATGCTATGCAGTGATAAATCAGACAAATTCTCTCTGCCTGGAGTCATGAAGCAATTACTAAGTCTCTCTTTGGTGTACTTTCATCCTAAATAGGATCATTCTCATAGGATAAAAAAGCAACGCAACACTGTCACTGCCAAGAGGTATTTGATGACTAACTGTAAAGTGgtatcctggaacagaaaaaggatatcagttaaaaactaagaaaactgaAGGAAAGCTAAGAAACCATGAATGAAATATGGACTTCACTATTACTATTGAAATAATGCATTAACATGGTTCACTAATTGAGACAAAGGAaccaaaagaatgtaaaatgttaataagagGGAGAACTGGGTGTGGGGtctatgggaactctgtactatcttttcaacttttctgcaaatctaaaactattctaaaatacaaaacttatttaagaaaaataaagaaagtaattCAAATATGATAGCCAGTTTGATTTTGGGCCCTCAGCCCATAACATGGCTTGCTGCCCATTTTATTGGTCAGTCTGATGAGATGACATGCTCAAAACATCTAAATGGAAACTTAGACTACAGTCAAGGCAGGATGTTAAAATGGAAGTAATTTTCAGCATTTACCTTCtggaaatgtctatttttaacatGTAGAAATCACAAATATCCTTTTTCtcttaagtaaaacaaaacaaatcaaagggCAGAACACTCATTCTCTCTACCAAATCCAGCAACCAAGGAGAAGGACAAGGTGGCGGTCTCCTATGTACACGAGGGTGCAGCCTGCTCTGGCTCGGGTGAGCCTAGCCTGGCAGCCTGATGCCCCTCCTCTGTCCTGCTACTGCTCTCATGGTTCCCTCAGCCCTACAACTTCAGACCTATTAGCAAACCCACTCCTGTCTCCTGTCTCACATCTCCACTAGTGCCCTGAG
This Canis lupus familiaris isolate Mischka breed German Shepherd chromosome 8, alternate assembly UU_Cfam_GSD_1.0, whole genome shotgun sequence DNA region includes the following protein-coding sequences:
- the ALKBH1 gene encoding nucleic acid dioxygenase ALKBH1, encoding MGKMAAAVGSVATLAAEPGEDAFRKLFRFYRQSRPGTADLGAVIDFSAAHTARGTGPGARKVVKSQLSVSSVSDQDAHRAGLQPVSKWQAYGLQGYPGFIFIPNPFLPGYQWHWVKQCLKLYSQKPNVCNLDKHMSQEETQDLWEQSKELLRYKEVNKRRPRSLLEKLRWVTLGYHYNWDSKKYSADHYTPFPSDLAFLSEQVAAACGFQGFRAEAGILNYYRLDSTLGIHVDRSELDHSKPLLSFSFGQSAIFLLGGLKRDEAPTAMFMHSGDIMVMSGFSRLLNHAVPRVLPSPQGESLPCCLETPLPAVLPRDSVVQPCSEEDWQVCTRYLKTARVNMTVRQVLAADQDFPSEPVEENQRDLTLEGFCHLDDDSSQVKRMKLDPDS